The Chamaesiphon minutus PCC 6605 DNA window ATCCAGACAACAAACTTAATCCCAGTTAGGATCTCCTGGTAATCTGGTTTGGAGTTTTTCGATGAATTAATATCTCGCTCTTTAAATCTGCGGACTTTCCTAATTACTCTGGATTTAGCCGTTTCCGATAGCATCGCGATCGCTAATTTCACACCACAATGCCTGAACCTATTCTCTTCGCCAACTGTCGATAACAACATACCATAAACAGTTGAAGGTGGTGGTACTGGATAAGTCGCAATGTATTCTCTCGCTCTGGAATCCCGAAAACAGGCAATCGGGACTTCTACTTGCAAGGCAATTTTATTAATTGTCATTAGCTAATCACTTTTGCTTTGCCTCTAGTTCCAAATCCCTTGTTATTACCTCTTTTAAAGCATTAATGGCTGACAAACTACCAGGGAAAAGATGTGCGCCAAGCCCCTCTAATCCCTGAGATAGTTGACCACCAATCCAGAGTTCTTTTGGATTAATATCTCCAGATTCCACTCTGTAAATTAGATCGGGTAACGATAGCTGCTCTTGTTCATCTTGCTCGAAACAGTATAGAAGTCGAGGGTTCAAATCTTTAGTCCAGCGCAGCACGATATTCGTGGGCGCAAAATCAAACAGAAATCTTCCATGATTTCCAGCCACTTTATCAATACCGACTAAACCATCTAAAACATCCAGAGTGCGAGATTTGTCTCGCAGATACTCAGGGGATAGACAAAAGCCATACTGATAGTCATTCGTGACAAGTTAAGAAAATCAGAGATTTGTCAAAAGGGTAATAAAAAGATGCCAAACTGTTTCTAGTCAAGAGTTTGAGGGAATAGAGGCCTGATGACCAGCCGCCGAAGAAGTAACCGCGACCACGCCAAAAAGAACCACCAACCAGGTGTGGAAGATGAGATCATCGCCGCTCAAGTAGAGGCTTTATTGACACCAGCAATTTTCAATCAAAGTCATTACTACCGACAATTAGGGCTGAGAAATCGGCTGTTAAATTTACCCTTGATGATGGCAGCAGTGCTGACGCTACTGTGGCGGAATGTGCCAGGAGTCAGAGAACTAAGCCGAATGTTAGGGCGAGAAGGATTTTTGTGGTGTGAGCCAACACAAGTAAGTCAACAGGCGATTGCACAAAGATTTCTGACCTTTCCATCTGAGTTATTTGAGAGAGTGTTTAAGGAATTACTGCCAGAATTTAGAGTGAAGTGGCACCAGAGAAAACAGCGATTGTTGCCACAAAGCATTGAATTTGCTCAAGCAAAATTTGAGCGGATTTGGGCATGTGATGGCTCCACATTGGAAGCGATATTCAAGAAATTAGATAGCTTATCTGATGTGCCAATCGGACAACTAGCGGGAAAAATGGGAGTAGTCATAGATTTGGTGACGAGATTGCCGATTGAAATCTGGTTTAGAGAAAATCCCAAAGCTTCAGATGTTAATTTTGAGAAAGATATCCTGAATTTAGTAACATCGGGCACTTTATTGCTCTTGGATCGAGGCTTCTATCATTTCCAATTTTGGCAAGAATTAATTAACAGAGATATTCATTTTATTACTCGATTAAAAAAAGGTGCATCGCTACAGATAGAGCGAGTATTTAGCAATAGTTATAGTATCCGTGACCGAATAGTGCGGATGGGGTCTGGCACCAAAAAGACTCCATATATAACTGTAAGATTAGTCGAAATTAAAGTGGGTAAAGTCTGGTATTCTTATCTAACTAGTGTACTCGACCCATTGAATCTTCCTCCCTATGTAGTCGCCGATTTGTACGGAAGACGGTGGCGAATTGAAGAGGCTTTTAATACTGTTAAACGATTGCTCGGGTTGAGTTATTTATGGACTGGTTCAGTTAATGGAATTAAATTACAGATGTGGGGGACTTGGCTGTTTTATGCAGTTCTAGTCGATTTAGGTGATGCTGTAGCTGATGAATTATCTCTCCCATTCGACCGCATTTCTTTAGAGATGATTTATCGAGGTCTTTATCACTTTCATGTAGCTCATCATAAAGGTTTAGCTGCCAATCCAGTCACCTATTTTGCTGCCCCAGAGAATCAAGATTTAGGTATTGTTAAAACTGTTCGTAAACCTAATGTTAAGTTAATTATTGCACCTTTTCCTGATTCTATGAGTCGAACAGACAATTTTTTCTTC harbors:
- a CDS encoding IS4 family transposase — translated: MTSRRRSNRDHAKKNHQPGVEDEIIAAQVEALLTPAIFNQSHYYRQLGLRNRLLNLPLMMAAVLTLLWRNVPGVRELSRMLGREGFLWCEPTQVSQQAIAQRFLTFPSELFERVFKELLPEFRVKWHQRKQRLLPQSIEFAQAKFERIWACDGSTLEAIFKKLDSLSDVPIGQLAGKMGVVIDLVTRLPIEIWFRENPKASDVNFEKDILNLVTSGTLLLLDRGFYHFQFWQELINRDIHFITRLKKGASLQIERVFSNSYSIRDRIVRMGSGTKKTPYITVRLVEIKVGKVWYSYLTSVLDPLNLPPYVVADLYGRRWRIEEAFNTVKRLLGLSYLWTGSVNGIKLQMWGTWLFYAVLVDLGDAVADELSLPFDRISLEMIYRGLYHFHVAHHKGLAANPVTYFAAPENQDLGIVKTVRKPNVKLIIAPFPDSMSRTDNFFFDSSPQARLTSAIAS